The Acidobacteriota bacterium genome has a segment encoding these proteins:
- the rlmD gene encoding 23S rRNA (uracil(1939)-C(5))-methyltransferase RlmD → MTTEPENISPEKSAAPVLEEGARVRLTIEKLVEGGAGIGRLDGRVVFVDRALAGEEVEVEIFQVKRRFARGRAVRVLRESPERVEPPCPHFLEGCGGCQWQNLSYEAQLRAKVEMLRETLVRIGQFQKFPMRDAVPAPRTLDYRNKFGFTQDRGVFGMHFLNSHRVIPVERCLIQEPLLQEIFVILGSHYPLLLRSVQGEGTVREVFVRGSGATREFLVVLRTDRTAKLTAEGLAPWLEALPASVVGVIHDAGKQKNVLRGRDFYWDEVAGMRFRFTHGSFEQSNREQSEALLKTVLDGLPEAAHQPADVYCGAGFLTLPLAKRFGRAVGIERSAAATEDARVSAKENAVPGAAFLEGDVDEHLDALTDSDVVVVDPPRAGLTPRLCARLLKLRPPHLAYVSCNPATLARDLRALVDGGYRLASLTPIDMFPQTYHVETVAHLRSGGS, encoded by the coding sequence ATGACCACGGAACCCGAGAATATTTCCCCTGAGAAGTCCGCCGCGCCTGTGCTCGAAGAGGGCGCGCGCGTTCGCCTGACGATTGAAAAGCTCGTTGAGGGCGGCGCGGGCATAGGCCGCCTGGACGGCCGCGTCGTCTTCGTGGACCGGGCGCTTGCGGGCGAGGAGGTCGAGGTCGAAATTTTTCAAGTGAAGCGCCGCTTCGCGCGCGGCCGCGCGGTGCGCGTCCTGCGCGAGTCTCCCGAGCGCGTCGAGCCGCCATGCCCCCACTTCCTCGAAGGATGCGGCGGCTGCCAGTGGCAGAACCTCTCCTACGAGGCGCAGCTCCGGGCGAAAGTCGAAATGCTCCGGGAGACTCTCGTGCGCATCGGTCAATTCCAAAAATTTCCCATGCGCGACGCCGTTCCCGCCCCGCGCACACTCGACTACCGCAACAAGTTCGGCTTCACGCAGGACCGCGGCGTCTTCGGCATGCATTTTCTCAATTCCCACCGCGTCATCCCAGTGGAGCGGTGCCTGATTCAGGAGCCGCTCTTGCAGGAGATTTTCGTCATCCTCGGAAGCCACTACCCCCTTCTTCTCCGCAGCGTGCAGGGCGAGGGAACGGTTCGTGAAGTGTTCGTGCGGGGAAGCGGCGCCACGCGGGAGTTCCTCGTCGTCCTGCGAACCGACCGGACGGCGAAGCTCACCGCGGAGGGCCTTGCGCCGTGGCTCGAGGCGCTTCCCGCGTCCGTGGTGGGCGTCATCCACGACGCGGGAAAACAAAAGAACGTGCTTCGGGGCCGCGACTTCTACTGGGACGAAGTGGCCGGCATGCGGTTTCGTTTCACGCACGGGAGTTTCGAGCAATCGAACCGCGAGCAATCCGAGGCGTTGCTGAAGACGGTGCTCGACGGGCTCCCCGAGGCAGCGCACCAGCCCGCGGACGTGTATTGCGGCGCCGGGTTTCTCACGCTTCCCCTCGCGAAGCGTTTCGGCCGTGCCGTCGGCATCGAGCGCAGCGCCGCGGCGACCGAGGACGCGCGGGTGAGCGCGAAAGAGAACGCCGTCCCGGGCGCGGCGTTCCTCGAGGGTGACGTGGACGAGCACCTCGACGCGCTCACCGATTCGGACGTCGTCGTGGTCGATCCGCCGCGCGCTGGACTCACGCCCCGCCTCTGCGCACGCCTCCTCAAGCTCCGGCCCCCGCACCTCGCCTACGTCTCCTGCAACCCCGCCACGCTCGCGCGGGACCTTCGCGCGCTCGTGGACGGCGGCTACCGCCTCGCGAGCCTCACGCCCATCGACATGTTCCCGCAGACCTACCACGTGGAGACCGTGGCGCACCTGCGGAGCGGCGGTTCTTGA
- a CDS encoding sulfite exporter TauE/SafE family protein: MGDFFLGAALAFWLGILTSISPCPLATNLAAVSFIGRRVESPRRVLVAGCLYTLGRTFVYVMLAALLVLAVLSVPSVSHALQKHMNKLLGPLLILVGMYLLELLQMNLGGGWGGRMGAKLQSRFERVGTGGAALLGMVFALSFCPISAALFFGSLVPLAAKFGSVIVLPFLYGVGTALPAAVFAFLLAFGVHRVGKAFNSLVQFERWARRITGVLFIGIGIYFSLVYIFRVPL, encoded by the coding sequence GTGGGCGATTTCTTTCTTGGTGCGGCCCTGGCGTTCTGGCTGGGCATTTTGACGTCAATCAGCCCGTGCCCCCTTGCGACGAACCTGGCGGCGGTTTCATTTATCGGAAGACGGGTCGAAAGTCCCCGCCGCGTTTTGGTGGCCGGTTGTTTGTATACGCTGGGAAGAACCTTCGTTTACGTGATGCTGGCGGCGCTTTTGGTGTTGGCTGTCCTCTCGGTTCCCTCCGTGTCGCATGCGCTTCAAAAACATATGAACAAGCTCTTGGGGCCTCTTCTCATCCTCGTGGGCATGTATTTGCTCGAGCTCTTGCAGATGAATTTGGGAGGCGGGTGGGGCGGGAGGATGGGGGCGAAGCTGCAGAGCCGCTTTGAGCGTGTGGGCACGGGAGGTGCGGCTTTGCTGGGAATGGTGTTCGCGCTTTCCTTTTGCCCGATTTCAGCGGCCCTGTTTTTTGGAAGCCTCGTCCCTCTAGCCGCGAAATTCGGCTCCGTCATCGTTCTGCCTTTCCTCTATGGAGTGGGGACGGCGCTTCCGGCGGCTGTGTTTGCTTTCCTGCTCGCGTTCGGCGTCCATAGGGTCGGAAAGGCTTTTAATAGTCTGGTCCAGTTTGAGCGCTGGGCCCGCCGGATTACGGGCGTGTTGTTTATTGGAATAGGGATTTACTTTTCGCTCGTGTACATTTTTCGCGTCCCGCTGTAA
- a CDS encoding TM0996/MTH895 family glutaredoxin-like protein, which yields MKKLTILGPGCPNCKKLAQNTEEAAKALGIEYEIVKVSDIIAILKFGVMTTPALVVDGEVKVVGRVPSPDEIKTMLG from the coding sequence ATGAAGAAACTGACGATTTTGGGCCCGGGCTGCCCAAACTGCAAAAAGTTGGCTCAGAACACGGAAGAGGCCGCCAAAGCGCTCGGCATCGAGTATGAAATTGTCAAAGTCAGCGACATCATTGCCATACTCAAATTCGGCGTCATGACAACGCCGGCCCTTGTGGTGGACGGCGAGGTCAAGGTCGTGGGAAGAGTCCCATCACCGGATGAGATTAAGACCATGCTCGGTTGA
- a CDS encoding winged helix-turn-helix transcriptional regulator has translation MGNSRKRKITSRYEARVKVAKALAHPSRLLILDTLSRRERCVYELRDLVGDDISTVSRHLSVLREAGIVENEKRGLQVYYSLLTPCVLDIFRCIDATLRAKK, from the coding sequence ATGGGCAACTCGAGAAAGCGTAAGATCACTTCCCGCTACGAAGCGCGCGTCAAGGTGGCGAAGGCCCTTGCCCACCCCTCGCGTCTTCTGATACTGGATACGCTCTCCCGGAGGGAGCGCTGCGTGTACGAGCTGCGTGACCTTGTGGGCGACGATATTTCTACCGTGTCGCGTCACCTTTCGGTTCTCCGGGAAGCCGGCATCGTCGAGAACGAGAAGCGCGGCCTCCAGGTGTACTACAGCCTGCTGACGCCCTGTGTTCTTGACATTTTCCGGTGCATTGACGCGACCCTTCGTGCGAAGAAATAA
- a CDS encoding permease yields MNRELKILGAFLGVFLAAYFMPLSTPKVTGAIIEAFKLLQWYVRNHTLTCVVPALFIAGAVVTFLSKESVMRYLGPTSNKVLAYSVASVSGAVLAVCSCSVLPVFAGIYRLGAGLGPACAFLYSGPAINVLAIFLTARILGFSIGLGRAVGAVAFAFLIGLFMAAVFRREERLPSQILAAPPEAPKRRALWKTALFFSAMTAFLVFSDWYNPGNVIVHKSDGARFRAVVLQEMRDEIVFQLEEPFGGYEAGAHITVPKQALAEVEEVEAWVIRIFHLKWYLAALMGLAVLGMAHRWFARDEVRDWMQNTWEFTKILVPLLFGGVFVVGFVTPFLPPAYVAGFVGDNGWGANLAASVIGAFWYFATLTEIPITQALMKLGMHSGPVIALLLAGPALSLPNLLVITKVMGWKKTAVFCAAIVIVAAVSGKLFGAFLG; encoded by the coding sequence ATGAACAGAGAGCTGAAAATCCTGGGCGCTTTCCTCGGCGTGTTTCTCGCCGCTTACTTCATGCCCCTTTCAACCCCGAAGGTCACGGGCGCCATCATCGAGGCGTTCAAGCTCCTTCAGTGGTATGTGCGCAATCACACGCTTACTTGCGTCGTGCCGGCACTCTTCATCGCGGGAGCGGTTGTCACGTTCCTGTCGAAAGAGTCGGTGATGCGTTATTTGGGGCCGACATCGAACAAGGTGCTCGCCTATTCCGTTGCATCGGTTTCCGGGGCGGTTTTGGCGGTCTGTTCGTGCAGCGTTTTGCCGGTTTTTGCGGGGATTTATCGCCTGGGAGCGGGACTCGGTCCGGCATGCGCCTTCCTTTACTCGGGCCCCGCCATAAACGTCTTGGCCATCTTTCTTACCGCGCGCATTTTGGGATTCTCAATCGGGCTGGGAAGGGCGGTAGGCGCCGTCGCCTTCGCTTTCCTCATCGGACTGTTCATGGCCGCGGTGTTCCGCAGGGAGGAACGCCTTCCCTCACAGATCCTAGCGGCGCCGCCCGAAGCTCCTAAGCGCCGCGCTCTCTGGAAAACCGCCCTTTTCTTTTCCGCCATGACGGCTTTTTTGGTCTTTAGCGACTGGTACAACCCGGGCAACGTTATCGTGCACAAGAGCGACGGCGCACGGTTCCGCGCCGTTGTCCTGCAGGAGATGCGCGACGAAATCGTGTTTCAGCTGGAGGAGCCCTTTGGAGGATACGAGGCGGGAGCTCACATCACCGTTCCGAAGCAAGCTCTCGCCGAGGTGGAGGAAGTAGAGGCGTGGGTGATCAGGATATTTCATCTTAAGTGGTACTTGGCGGCGCTTATGGGCCTTGCGGTGCTCGGCATGGCTCACCGGTGGTTTGCCCGGGACGAGGTTAGAGACTGGATGCAAAACACATGGGAGTTTACAAAAATCCTGGTTCCTCTTTTGTTTGGCGGCGTGTTCGTCGTCGGTTTCGTGACGCCGTTCCTCCCGCCCGCTTACGTCGCCGGTTTTGTGGGAGACAACGGCTGGGGCGCCAACCTCGCGGCCTCCGTCATCGGAGCCTTTTGGTATTTTGCGACGCTGACGGAAATTCCCATCACACAGGCGCTCATGAAACTGGGCATGCACTCGGGGCCGGTCATTGCGTTGCTTTTGGCGGGTCCGGCGCTCTCGCTTCCCAACCTGCTGGTCATTACGAAAGTGATGGGATGGAAAAAGACGGCGGTTTTTTGCGCGGCGATCGTCATCGTCGCCGCCGTAAGCGGAAAGCTCTTCGGCGCTTTCCTCGGATAA